The Balearica regulorum gibbericeps isolate bBalReg1 chromosome 12, bBalReg1.pri, whole genome shotgun sequence genome includes a region encoding these proteins:
- the MTHFS gene encoding 5-formyltetrahydrofolate cyclo-ligase isoform X4: MEPPGEGGEMAAALRAAKRALRGELRQRLRALGAAEKQRQSRLLSRKVICHPKYQESKRIAIFLSMPDEIQTEEIIKDIFKQGKECFIPRYKPHCNHMDMLKLSSAEDISSLTLTSWNILQPSDDDSAREEALAGG; encoded by the exons ATGGAGCCGCCGGGGGAGGGCGGCGAGATGGCGGCGGCGCTGCGTGCCGCTAAGCGGGCGCTGCGAGGGGAGCTGCGGCAGCGGCTGCGGGCGCTGGGCGCGGCGGAGAAGCAGCGCCAGTCCCGCCTGCTGAGTCGCAAG GTGATTTGCCATCCCAAGTACCAAGAATCTAAAAGAATCGCAATCTTTCTGAGCATGCCAGATGAAATccaaacagaagaaatcatTAAGGACATTTTTAAGCAAGGCAAAGAGTGTTTCATCCCACGTTACAAGCCTCACTGCAATCACATGGACATGCTGAAGTTATCATCAGCTGAAGATATTTCTTCGCTTACTTTGACATCCTGGAATATTCTTCAGCCTAGTGATGATGACAGTGCAAGAGAGGAGGCTCTTGCTGGTG GTTAG
- the MTHFS gene encoding 5-formyltetrahydrofolate cyclo-ligase isoform X2: MEPPGEGGEMAAALRAAKRALRGELRQRLRALGAAEKQRQSRLLSRKVICHPKYQESKRIAIFLSMPDEIQTEEIIKDIFKQGKECFIPRYKPHCNHMDMLKLSSAEDISSLTLTSWNILQPSDDDSAREEALAGEQEQASTVDPAEGNPLLHVNQLPGLVRGHPQCITWRLVKETEACWKWLGLPLKGMGDSQF; this comes from the exons ATGGAGCCGCCGGGGGAGGGCGGCGAGATGGCGGCGGCGCTGCGTGCCGCTAAGCGGGCGCTGCGAGGGGAGCTGCGGCAGCGGCTGCGGGCGCTGGGCGCGGCGGAGAAGCAGCGCCAGTCCCGCCTGCTGAGTCGCAAG GTGATTTGCCATCCCAAGTACCAAGAATCTAAAAGAATCGCAATCTTTCTGAGCATGCCAGATGAAATccaaacagaagaaatcatTAAGGACATTTTTAAGCAAGGCAAAGAGTGTTTCATCCCACGTTACAAGCCTCACTGCAATCACATGGACATGCTGAAGTTATCATCAGCTGAAGATATTTCTTCGCTTACTTTGACATCCTGGAATATTCTTCAGCCTAGTGATGATGACAGTGCAAGAGAGGAGGCTCTTGCTGGTG agcaggaacaagCCAGCACAGTTGATCCAGCTGAAGGAAACCCACTCCTCCATGTAAATCAGCTCCCTGGCCTGGTTCGTGGACATCCTCAGTGCATAACATGGAGGCTCGTGAAGGAGACAGAGGCTTGCTGGAAGTGGCTTGGGCTGCCATTGAAAGGCATGGGGGATTCACAGTTTTAG
- the BCL2A1 gene encoding bcl-2-related protein A1 gives METAEFYYVYYLAQDYLQYVLQESHRGPAQTRVAHVLRNIASSLQDQTEEALRPFLDRIDITSVAVAKRIFNGVMEEKFADGNTNWGRIMTIFTFGGLLTKKLQEHGVQLTGEEKEQISYFITEYIINNKAEWIDANGGWENGFLTKFERRSLLSFSKITAMFIAVFSLFREYY, from the exons ATGGAAACTGCTGAGTTCTACTACGTTTATTACTTAGCTCAAGATTATCTGCAGTATGTGCTTCAGGAATCACATCGTGGGCCAGCCCAAACCAGGGTTGCTCATGTCTTGCGAAACATTGCATCTTCACTGCAAGATCAAACTGAGGAGGCTCTCAGACCATTCTTGGACAGGATTGATATTACCTCTGTTGCTGTTGCCAAGAGAATTTTCAATGGtgtcatggaagaaaaatttgcTGATGGAAATACTAACTGGGGACGAATTATGACCATATTTACGTTTGGAGGTCTTCTCACTAAGAAGCTTCAAGAGCATGGAGTTCAGCTgactggagaggagaaggagcagattTCTTATTTCATCACAGAGTACATAATAAACAACAAAGCCGAATGGATAGATGCGAATGGTGGCTGG GAAAATGGCTTCCTAACGAAGTTTGAAAGAAGATCACTACTATCTTTCTCCAAAATTACAGCCATGTTCATAGCTGTTTTCTCCTTGTTCAGAGAgtactactga